One stretch of Paenibacillus sp. FSL R5-0341 DNA includes these proteins:
- a CDS encoding S-layer homology domain-containing protein: protein MRKPLKKSLALLLMLSMVGPTFAEKSFAADQKIQFSDIKGHWAEANIQAWGDEGLIRGYLDRSFKPNTYITRAEFMNLVNGAFGYSGQAKITFNDVSESAWYYEAISIANANGYIDGYTDGTMKPQDPITRQEAAKVIAGILNLELNETAANVFSDSSSIAAWSKGAVGGAAAAKIIAGYADGSFKPLNSITRAEAVSALVKAVEADATTAAKPAKPKGTTTVLNVNPPADEARLSAVKHGANAGDDTLKNIAETNPFIDILDGFDQVWSMNLADWRDGTAATKIGADGKNAKYGDGPTPYYDGFKNDPTVAVADQKTYANEEIRNKATWEANIKYVEKVTQNRTGEETLAAYYDDQRDKIYSVMEGFGPLANTYVDIIKPKTNVERTVDEMNVVLTEETVEDESQGIGDWEAKTELSDLVNLVDLVRFKIPASSNPSKYFYSSPRPWRMNSNGEVKEVVDSKGLPVWETLGEGEKKEVPLASGGTKSTGEKHYQQYETNVKLIPALTYVKRIAEDGRGKDGAFPSGHTSAAYLSVFPLAYATPERFTELLTRAAQLGENRIVTGMHSPLDVIGGRIQSTAMAAYALNKAENKDVLEKGYENAGEVFGAAAKEKNMSLYEYAHTVTEDYTFKSAYDEHKWEDHDANKAFYREKMTYGLPQTGTKGLAPVVPQGAEALLETRQPYLTDEQRRQVLYTTSIDSGYPVLDESKGWGRIDLVTAADGYGAFLNNVTVDMDASKGRFNAEDWWRNDITGSGMLTKKGTGTLTLTGKNSYSGGTLLQAGTLVAESEAAFGTGDLYVENGTVVVNVDGALNLNRNFTMDNGTLELVVADGNSQLNVGRKLYIDGGSLKLDLSNYKIEGSKDITLITANGITGEFDSVTADGYDVTVTYENGRVIAHVVAK from the coding sequence ATGAGAAAACCACTTAAAAAGTCACTGGCACTACTTCTAATGTTGTCTATGGTAGGTCCGACGTTTGCAGAGAAGAGTTTTGCAGCCGATCAGAAGATTCAGTTCTCTGATATTAAGGGACACTGGGCGGAAGCAAATATTCAAGCATGGGGTGATGAAGGCTTAATTCGAGGCTATCTGGATCGTTCATTTAAGCCGAACACGTATATTACCAGAGCAGAATTTATGAATTTGGTAAACGGTGCATTTGGATATTCCGGACAAGCTAAAATTACCTTTAACGATGTGTCTGAGAGTGCATGGTATTACGAAGCAATTTCTATTGCAAATGCGAATGGATATATAGATGGATACACCGATGGCACAATGAAGCCGCAAGATCCGATCACCCGTCAAGAAGCAGCTAAAGTGATCGCTGGCATTTTGAATCTGGAGTTAAATGAAACAGCAGCGAATGTATTTAGCGATTCATCGTCTATTGCGGCGTGGAGCAAAGGGGCTGTAGGTGGAGCGGCAGCAGCTAAAATTATCGCCGGATATGCAGATGGAAGCTTCAAACCGCTTAATTCCATCACTCGTGCAGAAGCAGTGTCTGCGCTCGTTAAGGCTGTGGAAGCAGATGCTACTACAGCTGCCAAACCAGCTAAGCCAAAAGGAACGACAACCGTACTGAATGTTAACCCCCCGGCAGATGAAGCTCGGTTGTCCGCCGTGAAGCACGGAGCCAATGCCGGAGACGACACCTTGAAAAATATTGCGGAAACCAATCCGTTTATTGATATTTTGGACGGTTTTGATCAAGTATGGTCCATGAACCTAGCGGATTGGAGAGATGGAACAGCGGCAACTAAAATTGGAGCTGACGGGAAGAATGCAAAGTATGGCGATGGACCGACTCCATATTATGACGGCTTTAAGAATGATCCAACCGTAGCTGTCGCTGATCAGAAAACATATGCAAATGAAGAGATCCGCAACAAAGCGACTTGGGAAGCCAATATCAAATATGTAGAAAAGGTCACGCAAAATCGCACAGGTGAAGAGACATTGGCAGCCTATTATGATGACCAAAGAGATAAGATCTATAGCGTGATGGAGGGCTTTGGTCCGTTGGCTAACACGTATGTAGATATCATCAAGCCAAAGACAAACGTTGAACGAACGGTGGACGAGATGAATGTGGTATTGACCGAAGAAACAGTGGAAGATGAAAGCCAAGGCATTGGAGATTGGGAAGCAAAGACGGAACTTTCAGACTTGGTCAATTTAGTTGATCTGGTTCGATTCAAAATTCCTGCCTCATCTAATCCCTCTAAATATTTCTACTCTTCCCCTAGACCGTGGAGAATGAATTCCAATGGAGAAGTGAAAGAAGTTGTTGACAGCAAGGGACTGCCTGTATGGGAAACCTTGGGCGAAGGTGAGAAAAAAGAAGTACCTTTGGCTTCAGGCGGCACCAAATCAACAGGAGAAAAACATTACCAGCAATACGAAACTAACGTTAAGCTTATTCCTGCGTTAACTTATGTCAAACGAATCGCTGAGGATGGAAGAGGAAAAGATGGCGCATTTCCGAGCGGACATACCAGTGCAGCTTACTTATCCGTATTTCCTTTGGCTTACGCTACACCAGAACGATTCACTGAATTGTTAACGAGAGCAGCTCAGTTGGGCGAGAATCGAATCGTAACGGGGATGCACTCACCGCTTGATGTTATAGGAGGAAGAATACAATCTACAGCCATGGCTGCATATGCACTTAATAAGGCTGAGAATAAAGATGTGTTAGAGAAAGGTTATGAGAATGCAGGAGAAGTATTTGGAGCTGCAGCCAAGGAAAAAAATATGAGTCTGTATGAGTATGCACATACCGTAACAGAGGATTACACGTTCAAGAGTGCTTACGATGAACACAAATGGGAAGATCACGATGCCAATAAAGCCTTCTATAGAGAAAAGATGACTTACGGTCTACCACAAACCGGAACCAAAGGTTTGGCTCCAGTTGTACCTCAAGGAGCAGAAGCTCTGTTGGAAACGCGTCAACCATATTTAACAGATGAGCAACGCAGACAAGTATTGTATACAACATCCATTGACTCTGGATATCCTGTACTGGATGAATCCAAGGGCTGGGGTAGAATTGATCTGGTCACGGCAGCGGATGGATACGGTGCATTCTTGAACAATGTAACTGTGGATATGGACGCTTCCAAAGGGCGCTTTAATGCAGAAGATTGGTGGAGAAACGATATCACGGGTAGTGGAATGCTTACGAAAAAGGGAACAGGGACCCTTACATTAACAGGGAAAAATAGCTACTCAGGCGGAACATTACTGCAAGCAGGAACGCTGGTAGCTGAATCTGAAGCTGCTTTTGGTACAGGTGATCTGTATGTAGAAAATGGAACTGTTGTTGTGAATGTCGATGGAGCATTGAACTTGAATAGAAACTTCACCATGGATAATGGTACTTTGGAATTGGTAGTGGCTGACGGCAACAGTCAACTGAATGTCGGCAGAAAGCTCTATATTGATGGAGGAAGTCTCAAACTGGACTTGTCCAACTATAAGATCGAAGGTTCCAAAGATATTACGTTAATCACGGCAAATGGAATTACAGGTGAATTCGACAGTGTAACGGCAGATGGTTATGACGTGACTGTCACGTACGAAAACGGCCGTGTCATTGCACATGTTGTAGCGAAATAA
- a CDS encoding AraC family transcriptional regulator gives MRKPFQSVRSKMVLSYLAVVLVIALLFGSILYSFFSHQYSKEIRINNQLSLKSTVNTIESSVIQKVNQVYLSLALGNAASIDLDSLKGNHSKILDIEQSLKNMVQNYSDLIEAIHVYDAKNHFIVSSVYGLMLYEDMPSSVDHTTDWITAMKETKESSLWIQTRMIPQDAYIESREQSNMSPLISYVHSYPFQSSGQDSKAMIAIDIKESAISQIIKNMLPADYANTLIIDQDGTVISAADKTLLGSSTEENLTQSLLSFHSSEESFTPVFNHDSQVVTQDQFKGNAWRIYTTTPNESFYYKLDSLKEISVLLGLLAVAVGIVMSSIFTRANYSPLKRILNNIKSRMDNPTSLKQDEYRFIDTTINRLSNKVDSLEETLQANHKMIKHSIMLNMLNNRFTPEELTEQLHSVHISMAYSRFRCIVIDPVNEKWKDLQPRQLQHTLYTMIQQLEIANIDETQLLAEEMQDHKIAVIICTNQPEEPLSDHIIDFIHAEARSRFGLEFALSLGGWVEHFTKIHTSYHQANALIRYSYFFPEQSAIQDLDLLNRETSSLEIADSYLVNFEKKLQARDMQGTVQAIQELVSTIKEGLYSAEYSRIILLKTVSTYAECINQVRLQPAETSTMNLYKQFSLFYNINHYSEWMIHLVTEFVTHMEKRSEVRSVDTISAVKAYIYEHLSGDLTLDHVSEQVFISPKYLSKLFKEETGIVYSEYVTNQRMERARELMTQREITVEQVANTVGYRTPAYFIKKFKEIHGCTPKNFMRSLMEQGSI, from the coding sequence ATGCGTAAGCCATTTCAGTCTGTGAGATCCAAAATGGTTCTTTCCTACCTCGCTGTCGTTCTTGTCATTGCGCTTCTTTTCGGCTCCATTTTATACTCCTTCTTCTCCCATCAATACAGCAAAGAGATCCGTATCAATAATCAACTGTCGCTGAAAAGCACTGTCAATACTATTGAGAGTTCCGTGATCCAGAAGGTGAATCAGGTCTATCTGTCCCTGGCACTGGGTAACGCTGCAAGTATCGATTTAGATAGCTTAAAAGGAAACCATAGCAAAATTCTGGACATCGAACAGTCCCTCAAAAATATGGTGCAAAACTATTCCGATCTCATTGAAGCTATTCATGTGTACGATGCGAAGAACCACTTCATCGTCTCATCTGTGTACGGCCTGATGCTCTATGAGGACATGCCTTCGAGTGTGGATCATACGACGGATTGGATTACTGCGATGAAAGAGACCAAAGAAAGCTCCTTATGGATTCAGACTCGTATGATTCCTCAGGATGCTTATATCGAATCGCGGGAACAGAGCAACATGAGTCCTCTAATTTCCTATGTCCACAGTTACCCGTTTCAATCTTCTGGACAAGACAGTAAAGCCATGATTGCGATTGATATCAAAGAATCAGCGATCAGTCAGATCATTAAAAATATGCTCCCTGCTGACTATGCGAATACATTAATCATAGATCAGGATGGAACCGTCATTTCTGCCGCGGACAAAACGTTGTTAGGCAGCTCCACGGAGGAGAATCTAACGCAGTCGCTACTCTCTTTTCATTCATCAGAAGAGAGCTTCACGCCTGTATTTAACCATGACTCGCAAGTCGTTACCCAGGATCAATTTAAAGGAAATGCATGGCGGATTTACACGACCACACCTAATGAAAGCTTCTATTACAAATTGGATAGCTTGAAGGAAATTTCAGTTCTTCTTGGCTTGTTGGCTGTTGCGGTTGGGATCGTGATGTCGTCCATCTTTACCAGGGCCAACTATAGTCCTCTTAAGCGAATCCTGAATAACATCAAGAGCCGGATGGATAACCCAACCAGCTTGAAGCAGGACGAATATCGGTTCATCGATACAACGATTAACCGTCTGTCCAACAAAGTTGACAGTCTTGAGGAAACACTACAAGCCAATCATAAGATGATTAAGCATAGTATCATGCTGAACATGTTAAATAACCGATTTACACCGGAGGAGCTTACAGAGCAACTGCACTCCGTTCACATTTCGATGGCTTACTCCCGCTTCCGTTGCATCGTCATTGACCCGGTCAATGAGAAGTGGAAAGATCTGCAGCCACGACAGTTGCAGCATACGTTGTACACGATGATTCAGCAACTTGAGATCGCAAATATAGACGAAACTCAACTGCTCGCAGAGGAAATGCAGGATCACAAAATTGCGGTCATCATCTGTACCAATCAACCCGAGGAACCTCTCTCTGATCACATTATAGACTTTATTCACGCTGAGGCGAGAAGCAGATTCGGTCTGGAATTTGCACTATCTTTAGGCGGATGGGTAGAGCACTTCACGAAGATTCACACAAGCTATCATCAGGCGAATGCCTTGATTCGATACAGCTACTTCTTTCCAGAGCAGTCCGCCATTCAGGATCTTGATCTTCTGAACAGGGAAACCAGCAGCTTGGAGATTGCGGACTCATACCTCGTAAACTTTGAGAAGAAATTGCAGGCTCGGGATATGCAAGGTACGGTTCAGGCCATTCAGGAGTTGGTCTCGACAATAAAGGAAGGCCTATATTCGGCCGAATACAGTCGGATCATATTATTAAAAACGGTATCTACTTACGCTGAATGTATTAATCAGGTCCGCCTGCAACCCGCCGAGACAAGCACGATGAATTTGTACAAGCAATTTTCATTGTTCTACAATATCAACCACTATTCGGAGTGGATGATTCATCTCGTGACCGAATTTGTGACGCATATGGAGAAGCGAAGCGAGGTACGGAGTGTGGATACCATCTCGGCTGTCAAAGCCTATATTTATGAGCATCTTTCGGGCGATCTCACGCTGGATCATGTCTCAGAACAAGTATTCATCAGCCCTAAATATCTCAGTAAACTGTTCAAGGAAGAAACCGGGATTGTCTATTCCGAATATGTTACGAATCAGAGAATGGAACGCGCACGGGAACTCATGACACAACGCGAAATTACGGTTGAGCAGGTCGCAAATACGGTCGGTTACCGTACCCCTGCTTATTTCATTAAAAAGTTCAAAGAAATTCACGGCTGTACACCAAAAAACTTCATGCGCAGTCTAATGGAACAGGGGTCTATATAG